In Bordetella holmesii ATCC 51541, the following proteins share a genomic window:
- a CDS encoding fecR family protein has translation MRDFYPLSSVAADAATATGERRRYQLTDGTELLLDARSRVNLEFTATYRRLMLLEGAVAITTPDDPNRPFLVQTAEGAIQSSGKRYMVRQQARRTLVVAQDGDLDIETIGGTRGSIPQGMGARFDAARLDVARSELSSEAAWEGGWINANGRPLGVKIQ, from the coding sequence GTGCGCGACTTCTACCCGCTATCCAGCGTGGCCGCGGACGCCGCCACCGCCACCGGTGAGCGCCGCCGATACCAACTGACCGATGGCACGGAGCTGCTGCTGGACGCGCGCAGCCGCGTCAACCTGGAGTTCACCGCCACATACCGGCGCCTGATGCTGCTCGAAGGTGCCGTGGCGATTACCACGCCCGATGACCCCAACCGCCCTTTTCTGGTGCAAACCGCAGAAGGGGCCATCCAATCCTCAGGCAAACGCTACATGGTGCGTCAGCAGGCGCGGCGCACTCTGGTCGTGGCCCAGGACGGTGATCTGGATATCGAAACCATCGGGGGCACGCGAGGCAGCATTCCCCAAGGCATGGGGGCCCGATTCGACGCCGCTCGCCTGGATGTCGCGCGCAGCGAGCTGTCCAGCGAAGCCGCCTGGGAAGGCGGCTGGATCAATGCCAATGGCCGCCCACTAGGTGTGAAGATTCAATAG
- a CDS encoding integrase core domain protein, translating to MENAYIESFNGKFRDECLNEHWFLSLRQAKSLIENWRVEYNTDRPHSALGYLTPAQFVQAHQKEGLLPLGSMSVPY from the coding sequence GTGGAGAACGCTTATATCGAAAGTTTCAACGGCAAGTTCCGCGACGAATGCCTTAACGAGCACTGGTTCTTGTCCCTGCGACAGGCTAAAAGCTTGATCGAAAACTGGCGAGTCGAGTACAACACCGATCGGCCTCACAGCGCGCTCGGATATTTAACGCCGGCGCAATTCGTGCAGGCTCATCAGAAAGAAGGTCTTTTACCCCTGGGCTCTATGTCGGTGCCGTACTAA
- a CDS encoding putative transmembrane sensor domain protein — protein MSMAAGGLPVTGMYPLDDPEAALQALSERMPIAIKRLTPWFVSINVETTI, from the coding sequence GTGTCCATGGCCGCGGGCGGCCTGCCGGTCACAGGCATGTACCCGCTCGACGATCCTGAAGCCGCCCTGCAGGCACTCAGCGAACGCATGCCAATCGCCATCAAACGGTTGACGCCCTGGTTTGTGTCCATCAACGTGGAAACCACGATATAG
- the rpsT gene encoding ribosomal protein S20, translating to MANTAQARKRARQSVERNKHNSSLRSMLRTAIKRVRQAIATGDKAVAGETLRKATSVIDRVADKNIIHKNKAARHKSRLAAAVKALA from the coding sequence ATGGCCAATACCGCCCAAGCCCGCAAGCGCGCTCGCCAATCGGTTGAGCGTAACAAGCACAATTCCAGCCTGCGCTCGATGCTGCGTACCGCGATCAAGCGCGTTCGCCAAGCCATCGCTACCGGCGACAAGGCTGTGGCTGGCGAGACGCTGCGTAAAGCAACCAGCGTGATCGACCGCGTGGCTGACAAAAACATCATCCACAAGAACAAGGCTGCTCGTCACAAGAGCCGCCTGGCTGCCGCCGTCAAGGCGCTCGCCTAA
- a CDS encoding integrase core domain protein translates to MTERSMGVTRACGLVGISRSLFAYESTRSGDAALTERMKEMAVAKRRYGYRRIHVLLRREGWQANHKRIWRLYSLAGLSVRKRKRKRIAATERVVRPAAIAPNQSWSMDFVADGLAYGRRFRCLTIVDDYTRECLAIEVDTSLPGLRVAMVLQRLAEMRGLPRSITVDNGPEFAGRALDAWGPTKQA, encoded by the coding sequence ATGACCGAGCGCAGCATGGGTGTTACCCGGGCCTGTGGGCTGGTAGGAATTTCGCGGTCGCTGTTTGCCTACGAGAGCACACGCTCAGGCGATGCTGCGCTGACCGAGCGCATGAAAGAGATGGCAGTGGCGAAACGACGCTACGGCTATCGGAGGATCCATGTGCTCTTACGTCGCGAAGGCTGGCAAGCAAATCACAAGCGAATCTGGCGGCTGTACAGTCTGGCAGGGTTAAGCGTGCGAAAACGAAAGCGTAAGCGAATCGCGGCGACCGAGCGCGTGGTTCGCCCAGCGGCAATCGCGCCGAATCAGAGTTGGTCAATGGACTTTGTGGCCGACGGCCTAGCCTATGGCCGCCGATTCCGCTGTTTGACTATCGTCGATGACTACACTCGCGAATGCCTGGCCATCGAGGTCGATACGTCGTTGCCGGGACTGCGTGTTGCCATGGTGCTGCAACGGCTGGCGGAGATGCGTGGCCTGCCGCGATCTATTACCGTGGACAACGGGCCAGAGTTCGCCGGAAGAGCCTTGGACGCCTGGGGGCCTACCAAGCAGGCGTAA
- a CDS encoding helix-turn-helix family protein, whose translation MNTHKHARLTFLRRLEMVQQLIAHQVCVPEAARAYGVTAPTVRKWLGRFLAQGQAGLADASSRPTVSPRAIAPAKALAIVELRRKRLTQARIAQALGVSASTVSRVLARAGLSHLADLEPAEPVVRYEHQAPGDLLHIDIKKLGRIQRPGHRVTGNRRDTVEGAGWDFVFVAIDDHARVAFTDIHPDERFPSAVQFLKDAVAYYQRLGVTIQRLLTDNGSAFRSRAFAALCHELGIKHRFTRPYRPQTNGKAERFIQSALREWAYAHTYQNSQHRADAMKSWLHHYNWHRPHQGIGRAVPISRLNLDEYNLLTVHN comes from the coding sequence ATGAACACCCATAAGCATGCCCGATTGACCTTCCTACGTCGACTCGAAATGGTCCAGCAATTGATCGCCCATCAAGTTTGTGTACCTGAAGCGGCCCGCGCCTATGGGGTCACCGCGCCGACTGTGCGCAAATGGCTGGGCCGCTTCCTGGCTCAGGGCCAGGCGGGCTTGGCCGATGCGTCCTCGCGCCCGACGGTCTCGCCCCGAGCGATTGCGCCGGCCAAGGCGCTGGCTATCGTGGAGCTGCGCCGCAAGCGGCTGACCCAAGCGCGCATCGCCCAGGCGCTGGGCGTGTCAGCCAGCACCGTCAGCCGCGTCCTGGCCCGCGCCGGTCTGTCGCACCTGGCCGACCTGGAGCCGGCCGAGCCGGTGGTGCGCTACGAGCATCAGGCCCCCGGCGATCTGCTGCACATCGACATCAAGAAGCTGGGACGTATCCAGCGCCCTGGCCACCGGGTCACGGGCAACCGACGCGATACCGTTGAGGGGGCCGGCTGGGACTTCGTCTTCGTGGCCATCGATGACCACGCCCGCGTGGCCTTCACCGACATCCACCCCGACGAGCGCTTCCCCAGCGCCGTCCAGTTCCTCAAGGACGCAGTGGCCTACTACCAGCGCCTGGGCGTGACCATCCAGCGCTTGCTCACCGACAATGGCTCGGCCTTTCGCAGCCGCGCCTTCGCCGCGCTGTGCCATGAGCTGGGCATCAAGCACCGCTTTACCCGACCTTACCGCCCACAGACCAATGGCAAGGCCGAACGCTTCATCCAGTCGGCCTTGCGTGAGTGGGCTTACGCTCACACCTACCAGAACTCCCAACACCGAGCCGATGCCATGAAATCCTGGCTACACCACTACAACTGGCATCGACCCCACCAAGGCATCGGGCGCGCTGTACCCATCTCCAGACTCAACCTGGACGAATACAACCTATTGACAGTTCACAACTAG